A region from the Salvelinus sp. IW2-2015 linkage group LG19, ASM291031v2, whole genome shotgun sequence genome encodes:
- the LOC112081306 gene encoding zinc finger protein 572-like isoform X2 produces the protein MASERSSYPVKIVLNKQRSKSQWRDGEMAVEEDSQSQPTDVEQRTETEPILIKDEETAEDVWKTDPQEELRITGEESGSKAGQPPSFEQRRCDEDFISQPNISSEDSVEHCPNSDGPEEPGTPRLTSTEVFSTEQHGPDEDSLELVMVKDEKEEELDQTTALAGPDQFVMDETDGQLWTSVDPGRDTDPDGHPDFSFHGAEEYSQNISIFPSHSGLPSLPTMTDGVGPSVHSSRGKRHANMFSTAAHMKRHVRTLADETRQQMPEGQSSEMLNSNNDGNSLALQPRQHQYRASESTVRMSECMTGSNMATTSTFSGYSLSRSSFNMVKRMRTQWRSGGTTERRFSCTFCGKSFQRFSQLKEHLRSHTGEKPYTCEQCGRSFTKQCNLIRHAVVHSGEKPYECTQCGKCFTRRSSMKSHQRTHIGESPVSQNVVPAYPADPHTSLMLSQTRWNK, from the exons CCTACAGATgtggagcagagaacagagactgAACCCATACTGATCAAAGatgaggagacagcagaggatgTGTGGAAAACGGACCCTCAGGAAGAGCTCAGGATCACTGGAGAGG AGTCTGGTTCCAAGGCTGGACAACCACCATCCTTTGAGCAACGGCGCTGTGACGAGGACTTCATTTCACAACCCAACATATCTTCTGAAGACTCCGTGGAACATTGCCCCAATTCTGATGGTCCAGAGGAACCAGGCACACCCCGGCTCACATCTACAGAGGTGTTCAGCACAGAGCAGCACGGACCAGATGAGGACTCACTAGAGCTAGTGATGGTGaaggatgagaaagaggaggagctGGATCAGACCACGGCCCTGGCAGGACCTGACCAGTTTGTCATGGATGAGACTGATGGGCAGCTGTGGACCTCTGTGGATCCAGGCAGAGACACTGACCCTGATGGCCACCCAGATTTCTCCTTTCATGGCGCAGAAGAGTACTCTCAGAATATCTCAATTTTTCCATCTCACAGTGGGCTGCCATCCCTTCCTACTATGACAGATGGTGTAGGGCCATCGGTTCACTCTTCTAGAGGGAAACGACATGCTAACATGTTCAGTACAGCAGCACACATGAAAAGACATGTCAGGACATTGGCTGATGAGACTAGACAACAGATGCCAGAAGGACAGAGCAGTGAGATGCTGAACTCAAATAATGATGGAAATAGTTTAGCTCTACAGCCAAGGCAGCATCAGTACAGggcttcagaatcaacagtgagAATGAGTGAGTGCATGACAGGGTCAAACATGGCCACCACCTCCACCTTCTCTGGATACAGCCTGAGTCGCAGTAGTTTTAACATGGTGAAGAGAATGAGGACTCAGTGGAGGTCGGGCGGCACCACTGAGAGGCGTTTCAGCTGCACCTTCTGTGGGAAGAGCTTCCAGCGTTTCAGCCAGCTCAAAGAACACCTCCGAAGtcacaccggagagaaaccgTACACCTGCGAACAGTGTGGCAGGAGTTTCACTAAGCAGTGCAACCTGATCAGACATGCTGTGGTCCACAGCGGGGAGAAGCCCTACGAGTGCACACAGTGTGGGAAATGCTTCACCCGGCGCTCCAGTATGAAGTCACATCAGAGAACTCACATAGGAGAGAGTCCAGTGTCTCAAAATGTGGTACCCGCATACCCTGCGGATCCACACACAAGTTTAATGTTGTCTCAGACCAGATGGAACAAATAG